In Vicia villosa cultivar HV-30 ecotype Madison, WI unplaced genomic scaffold, Vvil1.0 ctg.002029F_1_1, whole genome shotgun sequence, the genomic stretch TGTTTAACCCAAAAAATAGAAATGCCATGATAAATCATTAGTCATTTAAGGGAAGCAATATAAGATACCATGTCAATAGGGTAAAACTTTAGTGGCTTCTTCTGAAACTTCTTCTCTCTTTCCCATGGCTCAAACTCATTTCCTGTTATTTCCTCAAAGAGCCTCACAAACTCTTTGATAGCACTGCCCTCGTTCTCGCACTCTTCTAACCGCTCCTCCGCGTTTGGATCGTCCCCCACTCTTCCTTTCTTGAAATACAGATGCAAACGATTCTCCGGGACAACAATCAGTTGCATGACACAGTAGCTGCAACAAATTAACAAAACTAATTTGCCATAGTTTTCTTACAAATTTCAAAGTAGCAATTGATATTTCATAGTATTATTATTACTCATTAAGTTTTCTCCCTTGGTCACAAACAGAGAAGGCACAGTTGTACAATATCCCAtctttttcaaatatcttcccaTCTTGCTCCTGCAATTTGGTATCTTTGTAGACCCCTCTCTTTCCATAAAGCTTGAGCTGTTATCACTCACAAAATTTTATCAAACAAAACTCTTAAAATAGTGGAAAAAAAAAGCAGTATGAAAGAGTAAATTATGTACTTCTGCTGAGAGTGATTCAATAGCCTCCTCCCCAGGATCTTGATTCTCCCAGGGGATTCCCTTGCCAGCCACAGAAAGATCAGATACAAGATCATAAGCTTCCAAAGGTTGTGGTTCTTGCTTTTCGATGCTGTCAGTTAACCAAGCCTCCCTAACCACAGGTATGTCTCTCTCCCTATAGTAAAATAGGTTCATTATTACTTGCGAAGAAACAAACATCTATAAAGTTTTCTGAAGCCTTAGTTACACTAACATGGCTTCTGCAAGTTTGGATGTTCCACCGCGTTCTCGCTCAGCCGGTGAAGCCACCAAACAAGTAGCACCTGAAACATTTAATCAGTTTATATAGAAGTTCCTAGCAATAAACAAATGAGAAAAGAAACTCTTCAATAGTTGTTCAATAGTTGTTCAATAGTTGTTCCTACCAACAATAGAGTTTGCCACCTTCCCTCCATGCTTTTCAATAGTTGTTTTCCAATATTGCTAAGTAGCCAAAAACAAAAAGTCCATCAAAACTTAGTTGATGCTAAAGAACAAAGTGAAGTTTAACAACATAGGTGCATACATGTGTCCGATTAAGACGACCCATCAGAGAAATCATCATTCCAGTAAAAGGCTTTATAGCCAAGCCTAAATCCCTTTGAGGCCTTTGGCTAGGATCCTGATATTTCTTCAACAACTAcagcacacaaacacacacatgcAAAAGAAGATAGTTTCTTAGGTGACAAGTTACAACAATGCTAATATACATACACAATGAAAGAACAAAAATGGTAAAAATACATCTGAAATTGGAGAGTTCTGAACAGAATCTGGTAGCTTAATGGGTTCCTTTTTCCTTGGAGGGTCCCTTGTGCTGAAAGGGCAACTAGACCATTCACTGTAGAACCCTCTACAAGCATAACGTCTTCCATCAAACTCCAAATTGCCATTGCAAACCAAACATTTCTCTAATGCACCAAAAAACAGCAAGTCTTGGCTGTTACACAAAGCAATACAATTGAATCAGTTATCAAAAATACTCAATTTGCAAAAGGGTCTAATCTAATCAAACCAACCATCTTCTTGTAACTTCAATATCAGAGCCAGAGGAATCAAGACCATTAGCCTCAAGAATCTCTTTCATTTGCTCCAAAGACAGTTTCTCATTAGTGGTCTTACAAAACTCATCATACTCTTGTTCTGCAGATTTTCCATTAGTGTGACCATCTTCAGTTTCCACCTTAGCCTTTTTAGGAGAATGTTCAACTTCTTGTGCCTTGGATTCTGCTTTCTGTTTCCTTGTCATCACCTTCTCTTCTTCCCCATGTGCATGATGAACATGCGACCTCGCTTCATGAACCTTCAAGTTTTCATAAAACCAAATATAGAACATTATCTAAAATGAAgaacaatgaaaaaaaaaaaatgaacatgTCAATGAAAAAAACATGAATATACCTTCATTTTGGTGCTAGTTACTTAAtgagttttttctttctttttttgcagTGATGAAAGGCAAACCATGTAGTTTAGAGTGTTTGGAATTGGATATGGTTTGTACTAAATAGCCTTTTCACATGATCATAGGTTGAGCTGAGACAACAACCTTAAACTGCCACGTGCATGAGAACTGACTCAAAACCAAAATATCATGGCTTCACTACAACATGCCACGTCAGCTGAGTACTGCAAAAATTTGACACGTGTGTAACTTTGAATATTTAACGCATTGGAATACTGACACGTGGAATACAATGCCATTCTGATTTGTCTTTTTTACACTATTTGTAATTTGGTATTCGGTGGTTGGGTTGGACTCAAACGGTGCAAACCAATCGAGAATCAAGATAAACATTTTTTTCAATTAGGTGCAGACAAAAATCAAGTCAAGCATACTGAATTTTGATTTTCGATTGCATGAATAAAGTAGAGGTTGGGCAGAGATATTCAGCTTTCTGCTTATTTAAATTTCTGATTCGTAACATTTTGAGCTGCTAACAATTTAAAGGTTGAATAAAAATCAATTGCACATTAGATGCTACATTTGAATTTTCATCTATTAACATAACAAAGATAAGGGTTAATATTACTTTTTCTCCGGTCACAAGCGACTTTAGTCCTGAATAAAAACTTGAGGATTCTAATCTTAAAAATTAAGTATTACTAAATGTGTTTGGAtgctataaaaaaattatatatttaaatatatttaatatcattaaaaaattaaatagtttaggtttattattaattgtgtttgaataatatttaaatattattttaatacatgaattttatttaaatttaaatttttaaattgttCCAAAATCAGGTAAGTCAAtgtgttaataaatatataaattacacCTATCTGTCgattaaaatggtattaattttttttgttttaaaatatgcaTCAACCTTTTCTAAGTTTTATTAAAATCACATTGCTGAATGAATGGAGGTTTTGGCGTTTGtggagaaaaaaaagtgaaagaatAAGAGAATATTAGAGAAGAAAATTATTGAGGATGGGAAATCAAGTTTTCATTACTAATCACATTATACCACAAAGGGTGTATATACAAGCAAGTTACAATGATTGGGAGCTAAAACAAGAAATTACACAACCCAGAAAAACAAAAACTCGGACTGATAATCAGTTACCACATTTGACGTGACCGATTACCActgaaacaaaatcaaacataaaacaatCTGTCACGATTATAATCGGTTACCACCTTCTGTGTAACTGGTTACCATTGAACGGAAAATAATTTATTTGCTTTCCAGAAGTACTTATTTGACCTTGTAACTTGTTACACCACTTCCACTAACCTGTTACATCActtgaattatttattttaaattaacatacCACCTTAATTTAAGTGCTTCAATTTCTCCATGTCCATGCtcatcttcaatcttttgaacACATCATTTGTGACTCCCTTTATCAACAAATCAACAACTTGTTCTTCACTTCTACAATATCCCAATCTTAACTTGCCTTCACTCACTATATCTCTCAAGTAGTGAAACCTCATCTCAAAATGATTGCTCCTTCCATGTGCAATTGGATTCTTAGCAAGGTTAATGACTGAAACATTATCAACCAAGAGTGTAACAGCATTACCCTCATTGTTGCCCAGTTTCTATAATAAATTCATTAGCCACATAGCTTGGCACGCACATAACAACACGACAATATACTCGACCTCACAAAAAGAGAGCGCAACCACTAGTACATTCTAAGAACACCATGAGATTGGTGCTCcttcgaacataaagatgtatccGGCTATAGACTTACGATCATCTTTATCTCCGATCCAGTTGGAATCGGTATGTTGATGTTCTGCTCTGtagaattgtcttattggcatccatgcttgacTAAAACttaatagcagctgaatgtaatattgtataagtcttgcaaatatgaaaagaacaaaacaggtactaaagcaagatgttatatggaatgtcatgacttcaaccatgacatcgcgcctgcagaattgaggaagaaagattcagtttgatttaaaacagatacagaatattctatgagaatattatgtaatcctatgtggcacatatttaaaggtcaaagaatcaagtcagaatattgaagaatcaaatatggagattgaagattcaacggtttctaatttaggagataaattaggaaacttatgattaaagaccttatttgtagcagaatattttctgcatatttgtaacagcaagaatGTTGCGATttataagcccaagtccaactgggatcaggttataaatagaaacctttgtaacctaattttgagTGCTAATAGTCAGTGCTAGGAAGATGTAGTCTCTAGGgatagccgtgtaggtgaaccacccggtgtgtgggatggtcactgatttgtgcctcaaagcctgtaggtgagaggtttattttaatcactcagaagttgtgaagtaatgagtgaagttttgttcttggaggaagcttgtaagcaacttcaagttaacGTTGTGTTTGTCTGTGTTTAAAGTGTTGGGAATtaggctgtcgatgcagtggctgagttgttgactgctagacatcattgctatgattgggagtggaatggaaatattccatatctagggagaacctaggtagagattgcattgggtcgggtttaagtgcgaagttgtaaacgagagagtttagcttcaaattaagactactgatagtggatttccttcctggcttggttgcccccagagtaggttagttagaaccgaactgggtgaacaattctctgtgttgtttatgtttttgcattgtttatttgtttgttcagtttggatgtcataacttcGTGCGTGACATTAGTGTTTTGCTTAATGATTGTGTTGTCACAGAACCCATGCAAAGCAGATTTATTTGTGTTAACTGAACTTATATGATCCCGGCACTCATGGACTTCTTCATGCAAGAAGTATTCTAAATATGAGGGAtatgtatgtactgcctcagttAAGCTGATGACAAgaaagatgtcttgacatcgggattgacatccgagtctgtcatactagaattttcaattggtattagagcaggcatcctgtctgtttctggatgagatccatgggagatactttctggttgctgGAGGTAGGAGATTGTTTGAACATTcttgttcatattgtatggtccctagaagtggtgaatggacctatgtgtggaagactgaACCAATCTGATCCAAACAGGTGTACTCTCTTGGTAAGAGAAGATGGTGTTGCTGGATTCAAGGATatccaaagacttcatgcgggagtgaagaatttgtattcttttattcagcatatagcaaaGTACAGAGAAGAAGagtatcaaaaccttcatgcgggagtgaagttaatgataaggtaatCTTTGTGCTTATTTTGTTTTGGTctgaatattggttaggtctagtTGTGTTGCTTggagaagaagcaagcatattgttggattgttcagcttCAATCCTTAGTTGTCATGCTTACCACTGATTtgtggagtaagcattgtgtaatcttTGTTGATATATGGCCACTTTCCGCTGCATAGCATCCGATGCGaaatcctatctttgaaagaagatttttagggttatatggttttcaacagagTTTGAAGCAGATTTTTTTTAgctttagtacaagtgtcaaagatacttgagatctcTCTCAAGTCCACTTATAACGACATGATTATTAAGGTTGTAAAAGGTTTAATTGATCATTGTTCCTCATATTCGTCTGCAAAGTTATTTGATGGTCTTCAAGATTGTCAAGTATGGTGTGTTCCAAGGAATAGGAATTGATGgtatactggtatgcagctaccagttgaataacatatgttctggtgctaaactaatgtagtgtgagtacatttgtttggaacctactcctgatctggaagaggataCATCTTTTTTGTTGATTagtcagaatacaatcaactgaaccttGCATCCCAATTGTCAGTTCATTTCGGGCATATATATGGGAATGTGGAAGTAAAGCTTAGtgcaagatgagcttatatctggtatgttcttCTGATCgaaggaaccagatatgtggaatgttttcttaaccatagaacagttagtggtgaaaactgaatactgtgtctctttcacagtgaaatatggttttgaatattgtgtgatgatttaAAGGGAATCAGATTACTGTGAAGAATCTGAGTTGATTTCAAGATTTATGTCATAATTGAATCCATTCTAGAAACcttattgagggaatctcctcggtAGGAACAGATTGTGACATCCattatctcaaaatcagaatgaaagtctgaagaaaagtttattgagatatggcatatattatcccttaatcatgactgatgtgtagctgagtTGATGGTGTGTGTCGTGCAGTCTCTGTCTTTCCCCAAGTGTCATAAAAGAAGATAATGAGTGTGAAATCCAAAAAGCCGTAATAAATAatgtcataacagatgttgaaacatcattgCCAAGAAGAATGTTCTTATGTATGAAGAAGAAATCATTTAGAAGGATTTGGTGGAAGCAGTAAACTCTATCTGAACAACTAATAGgtgctttgacgggagacttaatACTTATTGAATGTACAGCCTGAATACAAGACTCATATACTCTGTCGGGATCTAAGTATGTGTATGAAGTATCCATGGTTTAGTTTGAACTATGTATCAATTGTAGTTCTATGTTATCTT encodes the following:
- the LOC131637573 gene encoding protein ADP-ribosyltransferase PARP3; translated protein: MKVHEARSHVHHAHGEEEKVMTRKQKAESKAQEVEHSPKKAKVETEDGHTNGKSAEQEYDEFCKTTNEKLSLEQMKEILEANGLDSSGSDIEVTRRCQDLLFFGALEKCLVCNGNLEFDGRRYACRGFYSEWSSCPFSTRDPPRKKEPIKLPDSVQNSPISDLLKKYQDPSQRPQRDLGLAIKPFTGMMISLMGRLNRTHQYWKTTIEKHGGKVANSIVGATCLVASPAERERGGTSKLAEAMERDIPVVREAWLTDSIEKQEPQPLEAYDLVSDLSVAGKGIPWENQDPGEEAIESLSAELKLYGKRGVYKDTKLQEQDGKIFEKDGILYNCAFSVCDQGRKLNDYCVMQLIVVPENRLHLYFKKGRVGDDPNAEERLEECENEGSAIKEFVRLFEEITGNEFEPWEREKKFQKKPLKFYPIDMDDGVEVRHGALGLRQLGIAATHCKLEPMVAKFMKVLCSQEIYKYALMEMGYDSPDLPIGMVTNLHLKRCEEVLLEFIGKVKSLKETGPKADAIWSDFSQRWFTLMHSTRPFIFRDYQEVADHAAAALEGVRDITLASHLIGDMSGATIDDPLSATYKKLGCSVSTLEKNSNDYEMIVKYLEKTYEPVKVGDMEYGVSVENIFAVEPSACPSYEDIVKLPNKVLLWCGSRSSNLLRHLHKGFLPTICSLPVPGYMFGKAIVCSDAAAEAARYGFTAVDRPEGFLVLAIASLGNEITELKSPPEDTTSLEENKIGVKGLGKKKTDESEHFVWKDDIKVPCGKIIASEHEDSPLEYNEYAVYDPKQVRICYLVGVKFEENGAVIDTAE